Proteins from a single region of Streptomyces sp. HUAS 15-9:
- a CDS encoding YebC/PmpR family DNA-binding transcriptional regulator: MSGHSKWATTKHKKAVIDAKRGKLFAKLIKNIEVAARMGGVDLEGNPTLYDAVQKAKKQSVPNKNIDSAIKRGGGLEAGGADYETIMYEGYGPNGVAVLIECLTDNRNRAASDVRVAMTRNGGNMADPGSVSYMFSRKGVVIVPKGELTEDDVLGAVLDAGAEEVNDLGESFEVISEATDLVAVRTALQGAGIDYDSAESSFVPSVQVELDEEGAKKIFKLIDALEDSDDVQNVFANFDVSDEIMEKVDA, from the coding sequence ATGTCCGGCCACTCTAAATGGGCCACGACGAAGCACAAGAAGGCCGTGATCGACGCCAAGCGCGGCAAGCTCTTCGCGAAGCTGATCAAGAACATCGAGGTCGCGGCGCGTATGGGCGGCGTCGACCTCGAGGGGAACCCGACCCTCTACGACGCAGTCCAGAAGGCCAAGAAGCAGTCGGTCCCGAACAAGAACATCGACTCCGCCATCAAGCGCGGCGGCGGTCTCGAGGCCGGTGGCGCCGACTACGAGACGATCATGTACGAGGGCTACGGCCCCAACGGTGTCGCGGTGCTCATCGAGTGCCTCACCGACAACCGCAACCGCGCCGCCTCCGACGTGCGCGTCGCCATGACCCGCAACGGCGGGAACATGGCCGACCCCGGCTCGGTGTCGTACATGTTCAGCCGCAAGGGCGTCGTCATCGTCCCCAAGGGCGAGCTGACCGAGGACGACGTCCTCGGCGCCGTCCTGGACGCGGGCGCCGAGGAGGTCAATGACCTCGGTGAGTCCTTCGAGGTCATCAGTGAGGCCACCGACCTGGTCGCGGTCCGTACCGCCCTCCAGGGCGCCGGCATCGACTACGACTCCGCCGAGTCCAGCTTCGTGCCGTCCGTCCAGGTCGAGCTGGACGAGGAGGGCGCCAAGAAGATCTTCAAGCTGATCGACGCCCTCGAGGACAGCGACGACGTGCAGAACGTCTTCGCCAACTTCGACGTCAGCGACGAGATCATGGAGAAGGTCGACGCGTAA
- the pdxT gene encoding pyridoxal 5'-phosphate synthase glutaminase subunit PdxT — MSTPVIGVLALQGDVREHLIALAAADAVARPVRRPEELAEVDGLVIPGGESTTISKLANLFGVMEPLRARVRDGMPVYGTCAGMIMLADKILDPRSGQETVGGIDMIVRRNAFGRQNESFEAAVDVRGVEGDPVEGVFIRAPWVESVGAEAEVLAEHGGHIVAVRQGNALATSFHPELTGDHRVHALFVDMVRANRTPESL; from the coding sequence ATGAGCACTCCTGTCATAGGCGTCCTGGCACTCCAGGGCGACGTACGGGAGCACCTCATCGCCCTGGCCGCGGCTGACGCCGTGGCCAGGCCGGTGCGGCGCCCCGAAGAACTCGCCGAGGTCGACGGCCTCGTCATCCCCGGCGGCGAGTCCACGACCATCTCCAAGCTGGCCAACCTCTTCGGAGTGATGGAGCCCCTCCGCGCGCGCGTGCGGGACGGCATGCCGGTCTACGGCACCTGCGCGGGCATGATCATGCTCGCCGACAAGATCCTCGACCCGCGCTCGGGTCAGGAGACCGTCGGCGGCATCGACATGATCGTGCGCCGCAACGCCTTCGGACGGCAGAACGAGTCCTTCGAGGCGGCGGTCGACGTCCGCGGCGTCGAGGGCGATCCTGTAGAGGGCGTCTTCATCCGCGCCCCCTGGGTCGAGTCCGTGGGTGCCGAGGCCGAGGTGCTCGCCGAGCACGGCGGCCACATCGTCGCGGTCCGTCAGGGCAACGCGCTCGCCACATCGTTCCATCCGGAACTGACCGGTGACCACCGCGTGCACGCCCTGTTCGTCGACATGGTGCGCGCCAACCGGACGCCGGAGTCCTTGTAG
- the pdxS gene encoding pyridoxal 5'-phosphate synthase lyase subunit PdxS encodes MSTTENQAPETGTARVKRGMAEQLKGGVIMDVVTPEQAKIAEDAGAVAVMALERVPADIRKDGGVARMSDPDMIEGIIGAVSIPVMAKSRIGHFVEAQVLQSLGVDYIDESEVLTPADEVNHSDKWAFTTPFVCGATNLGEALRRIAEGAAMIRSKGEAGTGNVVEAVRHLRQIKGEIAKLRGCDNNEIYAAAKELRAPFELVKEVAELGKLPVVLFSAGGVATPADAALMRQLGAEGVFVGSGIFKSGDPAKRAAAIVKATTFYDDPKIIADASRNLGEAMVGINCDTLPEAERYANRGW; translated from the coding sequence GTGTCCACCACCGAGAACCAGGCTCCCGAGACCGGCACCGCCCGCGTGAAGCGCGGCATGGCCGAGCAGCTCAAGGGCGGCGTGATCATGGACGTCGTCACGCCGGAGCAGGCGAAGATCGCCGAGGACGCGGGCGCCGTCGCCGTCATGGCCCTGGAGCGGGTCCCGGCCGACATCCGCAAGGACGGCGGCGTGGCCCGTATGTCCGACCCGGACATGATCGAGGGCATCATCGGCGCCGTCTCCATCCCGGTCATGGCCAAGTCCCGCATCGGCCACTTCGTCGAGGCCCAGGTCCTGCAGTCCCTCGGCGTCGACTACATCGACGAGTCCGAGGTCCTCACCCCGGCCGACGAGGTCAACCACTCCGACAAGTGGGCGTTCACGACCCCCTTCGTCTGTGGTGCCACCAACCTGGGCGAGGCCCTGCGCCGCATCGCCGAGGGCGCTGCGATGATCCGCTCCAAGGGCGAGGCCGGCACCGGCAACGTCGTCGAGGCCGTCCGCCACCTGCGCCAGATCAAGGGCGAGATCGCCAAGCTGCGCGGCTGCGACAACAACGAGATCTACGCCGCCGCCAAGGAGCTGCGCGCCCCGTTCGAGCTCGTCAAGGAGGTCGCCGAGCTCGGCAAGCTCCCGGTCGTGCTGTTCTCCGCCGGTGGCGTGGCCACCCCGGCCGACGCCGCGCTGATGCGCCAGCTCGGCGCCGAGGGCGTCTTCGTCGGCTCCGGCATCTTCAAGTCCGGCGACCCGGCCAAGCGTGCCGCCGCCATCGTGAAGGCCACCACCTTCTACGACGACCCGAAGATCATCGCGGACGCGTCCCGCAACCTCGGCGAGGCCATGGTCGGCATCAACTGCGACACCCTGCCCGAGGCCGAGCGCTACGCCAACCGCGGCTGGTAA
- a CDS encoding glycosyltransferase family 4 protein, with the protein MRIGIVCPYSWDVPGGVQFHIRDLAAYFIRLGHEVSVLAPADDDTPLPPYVVSAGRAVPVPYNGSVARLNFGFLSAARVRRWLHDGEFDVVHIHEPTSPSLGLLTCWAAQGPIVATFHTSNPRSRAMIAAYSILQAALEKISARIAVSEYARRTLVEHLGGDAVVIPNGVDVDFFAKAEPNPDWQGDTIGFIGRIDEPRKGLPVLMKALPKILAARPQTRLLVAGRGDEEEAVETLPAELRSRVEFLGMISDEDKARFLRSIDLYVAPNTGGESFGIILVEAMSAGAPVLASDLDAFAQVLDQGAAGELFTNEDADALADAAVRLLADPARRAELREHGSVHVRRFDWSTVGADILSVYETVTTGAAAVAADERSGLRARLGLARD; encoded by the coding sequence GTGAGGATCGGCATCGTCTGCCCGTACTCCTGGGACGTGCCGGGTGGCGTCCAGTTCCACATCCGCGACCTGGCCGCGTACTTCATCCGCCTCGGCCACGAGGTGTCCGTCCTCGCCCCGGCCGACGACGACACCCCGCTGCCGCCGTACGTCGTCTCGGCCGGCCGCGCGGTCCCGGTGCCGTACAACGGCTCGGTGGCCCGGCTGAACTTCGGTTTCCTCTCCGCTGCCCGGGTACGGCGCTGGCTGCACGACGGCGAGTTCGACGTGGTCCACATCCACGAGCCGACGTCGCCCTCGCTGGGCCTGCTGACCTGCTGGGCGGCCCAGGGCCCCATCGTCGCGACGTTCCACACATCCAACCCCCGCTCCCGGGCGATGATCGCCGCGTACTCGATCCTGCAGGCCGCGCTGGAGAAGATCAGCGCGCGGATCGCGGTGAGCGAGTACGCCCGGCGCACCCTGGTCGAGCACCTGGGCGGAGACGCGGTGGTCATCCCGAACGGCGTCGACGTCGACTTCTTCGCCAAGGCGGAGCCGAATCCGGACTGGCAGGGCGACACGATCGGCTTCATCGGCCGCATCGACGAGCCGCGCAAGGGCCTGCCGGTACTGATGAAGGCCCTCCCCAAGATCCTCGCCGCCCGCCCGCAGACCCGGCTCCTCGTGGCCGGCCGCGGCGACGAGGAGGAGGCGGTGGAAACCCTCCCCGCCGAACTCCGCTCCCGCGTCGAGTTCCTGGGCATGATCAGCGACGAGGACAAGGCACGCTTCCTGCGCAGCATCGATCTCTACGTGGCGCCCAACACCGGCGGCGAGAGCTTCGGCATCATCCTCGTCGAGGCGATGTCGGCGGGCGCGCCGGTCCTCGCCTCCGACCTGGACGCCTTCGCCCAGGTCCTGGACCAGGGCGCGGCCGGAGAACTCTTCACCAACGAGGACGCGGACGCCCTGGCCGACGCGGCCGTACGCCTCCTGGCGGACCCGGCCCGCCGCGCCGAACTCCGCGAACACGGCAGCGTCCACGTACGCCGCTTCGACTGGTCGACGGTCGGCGCGGACATCCTCTCGGTCTACGAAACGGTCACGACGGGCGCGGCAGCGGTGGCCGCGGACGAACGATCGGGCCTGAGAGCCCGCCTGGGACTGGCCCGCGACTGA